TACAGTCCTCTCTATTCTCTCATACCCATACTACTCcttactccgtacggagtacagctCTATGCACTGTCAACCCCGCCTGCTTGAGAtgtattcctgaagcattcAGTACGGGGTATGCAATATGCCACCTCCATCAACAGCTACGCCAATACAGTAATACTAACCCTTGGAGCCACCACGCATAAATAAACTCAACAAAGCATTTCTTAACTATCGGATTCCCCTGCTCTGCTACCCGAATCATTGGCCAATAATGGTGGTTGACTGTAGGCTGACTGttagggacaagagtttctCCAATCCGTTCCTGGCGTCGTGATACATTCCAATGAAGAGCCTGGTCCGTGCTGTTTCAGGCAACTTGCAGGCAACTTGCTTAGTCTTAAAGGGCAGTACGAAGTACTTGTAGATGCCGTGCTTGTCCCTGGATTCCAAAGGTCGTGTATGGTGTGGAGAGCGTTCCTGTCCTGCGTATCGGGTGCACCCTAATTAAAAATCAAAGATTACATGGTTAGAATTAGAGACCACTGGGAACAACATATTGAATGGATGGATGAATAATCTAAAGCAATGATATCTATACCTACGTGAAAAAGGTTAAACATCATCCTATGCTGGATACTCACACTGTAAGATATGCAATGCTGCTCAATTGCACAGATATACATTCTAGTGGATTTATCACAATAATTAACATCGATAAACGTGGGCATACCATAATTCTACCGAATTCCAGACGTTACCGTGATACTGAAGGTGTCATTAGATCGCTTCCCCAGATTTTCTTCCCCGGACTGTATGATGCTCCACGCCGCTTGTCTGTTTTGGGAATTGCTGCCTGTATGCCTCAGGTCCTCTTGTTTTCGACCACAACACCCCACTATTCTCAGACGGCGGGATTACTACTATCAATTCGTCTCGTGCCGACGTGCTTACACTCTAATGTACACTGACCAGGATCACCTGCTAATCCAATCAGGCATTTATCAAATCTCATCGGCCTTTCGCCGAACCCTATCCTCCCTCGTCTCTCGTCTATCGGATGCAGAGCGAGCCTGACTACAGAATCAAGCATGCACGATGTCAAAGAAATCAATGATCGAATCAACTGCTCGAATTTACAAGAAAAAAGCGGAACAGCATGTTCCGCTGTCGCTCTCTGACTAGCAAAAGCGCCTGAGCTAAGATACTTCCCCGCAGATTGTCACATCCAAGATCCGGGGTTGGAAACTCTGTTTCGAGCTTTCGCTGGTATCTGCGCGGGGAATTAGACGACATGGTTACAGCGGACATCTACCGGTGCTCTTATTACTAGGAGGCTGGGGCATAATAATGGCctgtctctctctttcctcgAAGTGGTCGTCTCATCCCTCTTCCGTTCGTCGCTACTTGAGGTACCGCGACATCTACCGCTGGGTTGAAATAGACAAAATGGGTGATGCCAAGTCAGATCTCGACTCCAAAACTAATGCCGCGGAGACACCTACTATCGAACATGAGGAGTCCGCTCAGGAATCGAAATGGAAGACGGCAAAGCCAGCCGATGGCGATGTCGCCATGGCACTGTTCAGTGACCCAACCGACCTCCATGAAGACGTTGATCCGGTTGAAATGAGAAAGCTGATATGGAAGATTGATTTCATGATCTTGCCGTATCTTGCCGTCTGCTATGCGTTCTTCTACATTGACAAGGTGAATCTGAAATTGATCCAAGCCATTGGGGTTTGCTGACTGTTTAGACAACTCTGAGTTATGCGGCCATTTTTGGCATTGTCGACGATCTCAATCTACACGGTACACAGTATAGCTGGCTCAGCAGTGTTTTCTACATTGGGTTCTTGATTTGGGCGTTTCCTACGAACTTTCTTATGCAGCGCTTGCCCATAGGTATCTCTAGTCCACGTTGCTCATTAGAATACCACTAACATAACATCGCTACTAGGAAAATATCTCGGTGTGAACATCTTCATGTGGTGCGTTAATCGTCGGATTCCCGCACATGTCAACTAACAGAGGCAGGGGCGTCTTTCTCATGATTCAAGCCGCATGCAACGATTTCAAAGCCCTTGCCGTCCTTCGAGCCTTGGGAGGAGCTGCAGAAGCTTGCGCGGACCCGGCTTTTATGCTCATCACGAGTATGTGGTACACGCGACGAGAACAACCAGTTCGAATGGGATTGTGGTATACTGCCAATGGACTTGGGATTGCGCTTGGTGGCCTGCTCGGGTATGGCATTGGAAACATAAAAGGTGCTCTTCCTTCGTGGAAGTACGAGTTTATCGTGATGTACGTTGACCTAAGTTTTGTGACGAAAGACATACTGACAAGCGCAGTGGCTCCCTCTGTTCCGCATGGGGAATCGTCATGTTTATCTTCCTTCCGGATTCGCCCGTCACTGCACCGGGCCTCAACCAGAGACAACGTCGAATGGCCGTTGAGCGATTGAAAGAAAACCAGACAGGTATCGAGAACAAGCATCTCAAGCCGCGACAAGTGCTCGAAGCATTCTTAGACTACAAGCTCTacattttctttctcttgggTGTCGTCTGTATGTGATTTTCAATACCTGCCCCTTAATAACCGGTAATCATTCTAACTAATCCGACCAGGCAATATCCCAAACGGCGGAATCTCCAACTTCGGAACGATCATCATCCAAGGCTTCGGTTTCTCAACCCTAGTTACCACACTGATGCAGGTACATTTTTTCAACTCCCTTCGACGACAGGCCATACTAATCTGATGAATAGATCCCCTATGGCGTTCTAATCGCCCTCTCTATCCTCGCATGCGTCTACTTCAACGATAGATTCGAGAACCGACGCTGCGTCTTtattctcatcttcctccttcccaaCATCGCTGGTTCATTCGGTCTGCGCTTCGTATCGGTGGAGCAGAAAGTCGGCCGCTTGATTTGTTACTACTTGACGGGGCCGTATAACGCGGCTTTCGTTATGATTCTGAGTATGCAGGTTGCAAACACGGCAGGCCACACCAAAAAGGTCGTCACCAACGCAGTCCTGTTCCTCGGATATTGCGCAGGGAACCTCGCAGGTCCATTTTTCTACAAAGATTCTCAAAAGTACGTCTCTTTCCATATTTATCCTCCCCAAAACATCTATGCTCACAACGAAATAGACCTCTATACGAACTAGGCATCTGGTCCATGATCGTCTCCCACCTGATCGAAGTCGTCCTCATTACAGCCCTGGGTTTCCTCCTTCGCTGGGAGAATCAAAAACGGGATCGCATTCAATCACAGATGGAAGGTGGTTTGGAAGGGAGAGATTTGGATGCCACTGCATTTTTGGATTTGACGGATCGGGAGAATTTGAAGTACGTCCCTTTTTATCCTGTTGGTTGTTGAGATAACCGCGCTAACGGGTTTTAGTTtccgatatatatattgaTGGAAATGGTTGTTGTCTGTCTATATTGCTTTGTGCCATGAACAATGTTGTTATATCTCGACTTACCCAAGTTTACTTCAAAATGCATAATTCgt
This sequence is a window from Aspergillus chevalieri M1 DNA, chromosome 5, nearly complete sequence. Protein-coding genes within it:
- a CDS encoding putative MFS allantoate transporter (COG:G;~EggNog:ENOG410QDJA;~InterPro:IPR036259;~TransMembrane:2 (i106-133o145-165i)), with amino-acid sequence MACLSLSSKWSSHPSSVRRYLRYRDIYRWVEIDKMGDAKSDLDSKTNAAETPTIEHEESAQESKWKTAKPADGDVAMALFSDPTDLHEDVDPVEMRKLIWKIDFMILPYLAVCYAFFYIDKTTLSYAAIFGIVDDLNLHGTQYSWLSSVFYIGFLIWAFPTNFLMQRLPIGKYLGVNIFMWCVNRRIPAHVN
- a CDS encoding uncharacterized protein (COG:G;~EggNog:ENOG410QDJA;~InterPro:IPR020846,IPR011701,IPR036259;~PFAM:PF07690;~TransMembrane:7 (n11-19c24/25o48-68i80-100o188-206i213-233o239-261i273-294o306-327i);~go_function: GO:0022857 - transmembrane transporter activity [Evidence IEA];~go_process: GO:0055085 - transmembrane transport [Evidence IEA]) — its product is MIQAACNDFKALAVLRALGGAAEACADPAFMLITSMWYTRREQPVRMGLWYTANGLGIALGGLLGYGIGNIKGALPSWKYEFIVIGSLCSAWGIVMFIFLPDSPVTAPGLNQRQRRMAVERLKENQTGIENKHLKPRQVLEAFLDYKLYIFFLLGVVCNIPNGGISNFGTIIIQGFGFSTLVTTLMQIPYGVLIALSILACVYFNDRFENRRCVFILIFLLPNIAGSFGLRFVSVEQKVGRLICYYLTGPYNAAFVMILSMQVANTAGHTKKVVTNAVLFLGYCAGNLAGPFFYKDSQKPLYELGIWSMIVSHLIEVVLITALGFLLRWENQKRDRIQSQMEGGLEGRDLDATAFLDLTDRENLNFRYIY